From a region of the Mercurialis annua linkage group LG1-X, ddMerAnnu1.2, whole genome shotgun sequence genome:
- the LOC126666115 gene encoding uncharacterized protein LOC126666115 produces MVALINKFKLKIVGIVESRVNESNFNKVWFCLSNKLQNWDICTNYACSYMARIWVIYNKDCLNVWKDLTISFIYGSYISSERVELWDNLKNLADNVDCSWMVVCDFNAVMNDTNRIGGNAIDVQAAEEFMDCIRCCNIIEMRRTRNNNNQIGEERIWKKLDWCFVNDKWPDAFVNVLSPGVSDHSPMVVNLDNCSHIRKSPFRFFNVWSEDSKFNSIVNRGWNRASSGCKMFRIVQKLKWLKSDSRELNKEEWVCSKYLLKLMAWEENILRQKSRMNWIKLGDQNNKFFHKSVKMRQSRLKIINLKLSNGENSGDIDVIKVDILNHFKRFLGTKNEMGANFKYEVLRDGPIITEEESSSMTIPVSNDEIKRSLFLINDEKAPGPDGLVRVISRLISQTQSAFVPGRSISNNILLAHEIIGDYHRKDNNSRAIKVDIQKAYDYVSWDFIEEILIGLNFPYKFISLVMSCIRTSIFSIMINGDYVGYFRGGKGLRSLSRNTKPHSNFVFHKSFKVIKLNHLCFADDLFIFSGDDDNSIRIIKESISLFSETSGLLPELSKSSVYFNGANNDRNNTILNILGFHEVTSLSDILGSLLCPPSLLKTIAIPSFLESLLGSLFGPLSRCPMLVGCKNICRNFIWHGSNSDKRRGLVKWEKKPSIWATWVNANKLKRLSFLGVTKLNDCSSSWRQILNIRPKVKILFDYKLGNGRKFFFWFDPWLDGKSIIERFPDLTFKDADVAKNAKVYHL; encoded by the exons ATGGTTGCTTTGATCAATAAATTTAAGTTGAAGATTGTCGGGATTGTGGAGTCTAGAGTTAATGAGagtaattttaataaagtgtGGTTTTGTTTGTCCAATAAATTACAGAATTGGGATATATGCACCAACTATGCCTGTTCTTATATGGCTAGAATTTGGGTTATCTACAACAAGGATTGTCTGAATGTTTGG AAAGATCTTACTATTTCTTTCATCTATGGCTCTTATATTTCTTCTGAGAGAGTAGAGCTTTGGGATAATCTTAAGAATCTTGCTGATAATGTTGATTGTAGCTGGATGGTCGTTTGTGATTTCAATGCAGTTATGAATGACACCAACAGAATTGGGGGGAATGCAATTGATGTTCAGGCTGCTGAAGAGTTTATGGATTGCATTAGATGTTGTAATATTATTGAAATGAGGAGAACTAGAAATAATAATAACCAAATTGGTGAGGAGAGGATTTGGAAGAAGTTAGACTGGTGTTTTGTTAATGACAAGTGGCCAGATGCTTTTGTGAATGTTCTTAGTCCTGGTGTGTCGGATCATAGCCCTATGGTGGTCAACCTGGATAATTGTTCTCATATTAGAAAGTCCCCTTTCAGATTTTTTAATGTGTGGAGTGAAGATTCTAAATTTAATTCTATTGTTAATAGAGGCTGGAATAGAGCTAGCTCTGGGTGCAAAATGTTTAGAATTGTGCAAAAGCTCAAGTGGCTTAAATCTGACTCCAGGGAGCTGAATAAA GAAGAATGGGTTTGCTCCAAGTATTTGCTGAAATTGATGGCCTGGGAGGAAAATATTCTGAGACAGAAGTCTAGAATGAATTGGATAAAGCTTGGGGAtcagaataataaattttttcacaAAAGTGTAAAGATGAGACAATCCAGACTGAAGATTATAAATCTTAAGCTGAGCAATGGTGAGAACTCAGGGGATATTGATGTTATTAAAGTTGATATTCTCaatcattttaaaaggtttttgGGTACCAAGAATGAAATGGGAGCAAATTTTAAGTATGAAGTCCTCAGAGATGGCCCTATTATTACTGAGGAAGAAAGCAGCAGTATGACTATTCCTGTTTCTAATGATGAGATCAAAAGAAGCTTGTTTTTAATCAATGATGAGAAAGCCCCAGGCCCTGATGG ATTGGTTAGAGTGATTAGTAGGCTTATTAGTCAAACTCAATCTGCTTTTGTCCCTGGTAGAAGTATTTCTAATAATATCTTGTTAGCCCATGAGATTATTGGGGATTATCATAGGAAAGACAATAATTCCCGTGCCATTAAAGTAGATATCCAAAAAGCATATGATTATGTGAGTTGGGATTTCATTGAAGAGATCCTCATAGGCCTTAATTTTCCTTATAAGTTTATCAGCCTTGTCATGTCCTGTATTAGAACTTCTATATTCTCAATCATGATAAATGGAGATTATGTTGGTTATTTTCGTGGGGGTAAGGGGCTTAG AAGTCTTTCTAGAAACACCAAGCCTCATTCCAATTTTGTCTTCCACAAAAGTTTTAAAGTTATAAAGCTTAACCATCTTTGTTTTGCTGATGATTTGTTCATCTTTAGTGGGGATGATGATAATTCTATTAGGATTATTAAAGAGTCTATCAGTTTGTTCTCTGAAACTTCTGGGCTTTTACCTGAATTAAGCAAGAGTTCTGTGTATTTTAATGGTGCGAATAATGATAGAAATAATACTATCCTTAATATTCTAGGCTTCCATGAGGTCACCTCCCTGTCAGATATCTTGGGTTCCCTTTTGTGTCCACCAAGTTTGCTGAAGACCATTGCCATTCCCTCATTTCTAGAATCACTGCTAGGATCTCTATTTGGTCCTCTAAGTCGATGTCCTATGCTGGTAGGTTGCA AAAATATTTGCAGAAATTTCATTTGGCATGGGTCTAACTCTGATAAAAGAAGAGGTCTAGTAAAGTGGGAGAAG AAGCCTTCTATTTGGGCAACTTGGGTTAATGCTAATAAGCTTAAAAGGCTTAGTTTTTTGGGAGTCACAAAACTCAATGATTGTTCCTCGAGCTGGAGGCAGATTCTTAACATTAGACCTAAAGTGAAGATTCTATTTGATTATAAGCTGGGTAATGGGAGGaaatttttcttttggtttgatCCTTGGCTTGATGGGAAGTCTATCATTGAGAGATTCCCTGACTTGACCTTCAAAGATGCAGATGTAGCCAAGAATGCTAAGGTATACCATCTTTGA
- the LOC126666126 gene encoding uncharacterized protein LOC126666126 — MFLFEFDLEDGCNKVLGAGPYTFDQRPLMLKKWSPRMSMDPNEIRSVPIWIQLPDLPWEFLSPSILSKIGSFCGKPLYCDQCTLSITKLGFARILVEIDATGAYPEVVELQDENGAIFNQRIIYEWKPLICEKCCRMGHTKANCRVTQDYRKVSEKTSENKSKPETAAKNDKTEVNDAVPVSEADKSSAEPTMMDEVINNIIVSNMKTTKEGDKGESSMLNNSFSSLVNFPDLSNVIMKDKE, encoded by the coding sequence ATGTTCCTATTCGAATTTGACTTAGAGGATGGTTGCAACAAAGTGCTGGGTGCAGGGCCATATACGTTTGACCAGAGACCGTTGATGTTGAAGAAATGGTCTCCTCGTATGTCTATGGATCCTAATGAGATAAGATCGGTTCCGATCTGGATCCAACTCCCAGATTTACCATGGGAATTTTTGTCTCCTTCAATCCTAAGTAAGATAGGTAGTTTCTGTGGGAAGCCTTTATACTGTGATCAGTGTACTTTGAGCATAACTAAATTAGGTTTTGCAAGGATTTTGGTGGAGATTGATGCAACAGGAGCTTACCCTGAAGTAGTTGAACTTCAAGATGAGAATGGTGCAATATTCAATCAGAGAATAATATATGAATGGAAACCTCTCATTTGTGAGAAGTGTTGCAGAATGGGGCATACTAAAGCAAATTGCAGAGTCACACAAGATTACAGGAAAGTTAGTGAAAAGACCAGTGAAAACAAGAGTAAACCCGAGACTGCTGCAAAGAATGATAAGACTGAAGTGAATGATGCTGTTCCAGTTAGTGAAGCTGATAAAAGTTCTGCTGAACCTACTATGATGGATGAGGTAATTAACAATATCATTGTTTCAAATATGAAAACCACTAAAGAGGGTGACAAAGGAGAGAGTTCTATGTTAAACAATTCTTTCAGTTCTCTAGTTAATTTCCCTGATCTTAGTAATGTGATAATGAAAGATAAAGAGTGA
- the LOC126676606 gene encoding LOW QUALITY PROTEIN: NADH dehydrogenase [ubiquinone] iron-sulfur protein 3-like (The sequence of the model RefSeq protein was modified relative to this genomic sequence to represent the inferred CDS: substituted 2 bases at 2 genomic stop codons): protein MDNQSIFKYSWETLPKKXVKKMERSXHGNRSDTNSDYLFQLLYFLKLHIDTRVQVLIDMCRVDHPSWKKIFEVVYNLLNTQYNSRIRVQTSADEVTRISPVISLFPSGGWWERELWDMFRVSSINHLDLRRISTYYGFEGSPLRKDLPQSGFVEVRYDDPEKHVVSEPSDMTQEFCYFDFARPWEQHSDG from the coding sequence ATGGATAACCAATCCATTTTCAAATATAGTTGGGAAACTCTCCCCAAAAAATAggtaaaaaaaatggaaagatCATAACATGGGAATAGATCTGATACCAATTCGGATTACCTATTTCAATTGTTGTACTTTCTTAAATTGCATATCGATACAAGGGTTCAAGTTTTGATCGATATGTGCAGAGTTGATCATCCCTCttggaaaaaaatatttgaagtgGTCTATAATTTACTGAATACTCAGTATAACTCACGCATTCGTGTACAAACCAGTGCAGACGAAGTAACACGAATATCTCCGGTAATAAGTCTATTTCCATCAGGCGGCTGGTGGGAGCGAGAACTTTGGGATATGTTTCGTGTTTCTTCCATCAATCATCTTGATCTTCGCCGTATATCAACATATTATGGTTTCGAGGGTAGTCCATTACGAAAAGACCTTCCTCAGAGTGGATTTGTGGAAGTACGCTATGATGATCCAGAGAAACATGTAGTTTCTGAACCCAGCGACATGACGCAAGAATTTTGCTATTTTGATTTTGCTAGACCTTGGGAACAGCATAGCGACGGATAA